A segment of the Rhizobium bangladeshense genome:
GTGCCAGAAGGTTGGTCTGGAAGGCGATCTCGTCGATGACGTTGACGATCTCGCCGATCTGGGTTGACGAACCTTCGATCTTTTGCATGGCGGCGATCGCATCGCGAACGATGGCTGCCGAATGTTCGGCGCTGCTGCGGGTCTCGGCCATCATGCCGGTCGCCTTGCCGGCATGGTTCGAGGCGTCCTTGGCCTTGGCGTTCATTTCGCCCAGCGCGCTCGTAGCCTCTTCAAGCATCGCCGCCTGCTGTTCGGTCCGCAATGCAAGGCTGTCGGCGGCATCCGTGATGCCGGAGGAGGAACTGCCGACCTGCCTGGAGGTCTGGGCGACCTCCGCCATCGAGACGCAAAGCGCATCCAGGCTGTCGTTGAATTTGGCACGCAACGTTTCATAGGCGGGTGCGAAGGCTGTGGTGATGCGGCAATTGAGATTGCCGAGCGAAAGCTGGTCCAAACCGTAGGTCAGCTCCTCGATCACCGTTTCGCGTCGTTGCTCCTCGGCGGCCTTTTCAGCCATCTGGCTGCGTTCGCGCTGGAATTCATGGTCGCGAAGCGCCGTCTCTCGTTTTTGAGCATCTTGTCGTTCCAGCGCATTGCGGCGGAACACCGCCACGGCCTTGGACATGGCGCCGATCTCGTCGGAGCGGTCGGAATAGGGAACCTCGGTCGAAAAATCGCCTTCGGCGAGGTTGCCCATATAGGCCTTCATGCCATCCAGCGGCACGATGGCCCGACGGCGCAGAAAATAGAGGCCCGCGAGCAGCAGGGCGAAGGAGCCGAAGCCGGCAGCTCCCGCATAGATCGTCCAGGTTACGATTTCCGAAGCGGCGTTCTTTTCCTCGCCCTTCAGGAAAGCGTCGGAGTGTGCGACGAGTTTCTCCACAGCATCCTGGTGCGTATGGAAGGCGACGCGCAATTGCTCGATCGCACCACGCGCCTTGTCTTCATCCTTTGCCTTCAGCGCGGGGATGATCTCGCGGTTCATCACGTTCCAGAATGCATCGCCCTTGGTCAGCACACCATTTTCGAGCTCCTCCTTCAAAGCCTGCGGTAGCCGGGTGGTTTTCCAATAGGCGCGGCGGTCGTCGTAAGCGGCCTTCAGACTTGCGATCTTGGCAAGATTGGTCTCGGTGAGTTCGGGAAATTTGCTGGCTTCGAAAGAGAGCATGTAGGATTCGACCACGAAAAGCGGCGGCGGCAGGATATCGGCGATGAGATCCTTGCCGTAGACCACCTGCTCGTAAACCGGACCGTTGACTTTCAGCCGCTCGAGCGCCGATTGCTGTAATCCGATCGACATGAAAAGGCCAGTCGAAACAGCGACGCCGAAGGCCACCAAGCTGCGCGCAATAGTAAGTGCCAAGACTGTCTCCAAATAACTTTGCGGCTCTCTTCTTCGAGACGCCTGATCTACGTAGAGCATTATTTCTCAAGAACGCTGAAATGTGGTTAATTTCTTATTCGGATGAGAAGTCGACTAACCGTCCTGGCAAGGAGGCAGCCGTCCAAAATTGGGATGGTTGAAGACAACCAACATATTTTTGGTACCAAGCCATCAGTTGCCATCTTGATGGCTAAACGGGAGGTCGCTATATGTATCGCAAAGGAGATGAACATGGCTGAACCTCAGCTTTCGGTACGAAGCGCGAGGGCGCGTGATCTTGCCCACCGGCTGGCACGCCGTGAAAACCGCTCGATTGCCGACATCGTCGAGCGGGCGCTCGAATCCTATGAAATACGCCAGGCCGGCCGGGAGCCGGCGTCATCTTTCTACACCAGGCTTTCGCAGCAAAGCGGAACGGATATCGACCTTGAGACTGTCCTCAAGGAAGGCCGGCAGGCGCATAAGGGCATCGAGCTTTGATTTTTCTCGATACCAACATTGTTTCGGAAACGTTGAGAAAATCACCCGATGAAGCGGTGATCGCATGGCTCGTTCGTCATGATGCTGAATTGGCTCTGCCGACGGTGACGATTGCCGAGATCGCCTACGGTATCCAGAAGATCCGGCCTGATCAAAGAGCCGAGCGCCTCGAACAAGGACTGTCCGATTGGCGTCGCCGCTTCGCGGACCGGATTTTTGGCCTGACCGAGGAGGCCGCTCTTGCCTATGGTGAGATCATGGGAACCGCAACTCGCCAAGGACGCGGCATGTCAGCGCCGGATGGCATGATCGCAGCTATTGCGCGGGTCAATGGCGGTCGACTTGCCACCCGAAACCTGGGCGATTTCCTCACCACGGACCTCGAATTGATCTCCCCTTGGGAGTTTTGATTTCCCGAAGCACTGACAGCGGGAATTAATCCGCCGACGGGTTTCTGTAGATTGCTGAAAATCATGCTCTGCGACGGCGCTCTCAGGCCAATCGCATCAGCATATCGTGGAGCTTGCCGATCTATCGCAGCAGTTCAATCAGCCTGTCCGTATCTTCCTGGCAGAGCCGGCCTGTCTGACCTTCCCTGACGTCCGACGGCCGGCCCGTCACGAGTTAAGCCTTGCCGCCTCGGTATCCAGATCGGCAACGTCCATGCCGGCGCCGCCGCTATCCTCGCTGCCGGAGCCGGACTGATCGAAGCGGTTTATCGCCAGCGTCATCAGTTGGGGCATCAATTTGTCGGCGCTGCTGGACGTGTCTTAGTCGACCTGCCCGCTCGTGGTTGATTTTTTTGCTGAAACCGTACTACAGGACAGAATGCCTTAAGATGCGGACGTCGTATTGCAAACTGACGAGTTCTCTAAATCGAAATTGCTAATGCCACGACCGAAAAAATCGTTCATCCGATATTCCCGGCTGCTTTTTAGGATCGTCGGCATGCATTCCGGCAAAGCGGCCTGATCGTCATGAATATCACCGACGAGAGCTCAGATGAGCCGCGCAAAAGGGGCCGGCCGAAAGTCTCCAGCGACGAAGACAAACGCACTCATATCGTCGAAGTCGCCCGCCGCGTTTTCGTAAAATTTGGCTATGCCGGAAGCGCCACGGCGGTAGTCGCCTCGGAGGCGGGTGTTTCCAAGCAGACGCTCTACAAGCTGTTTCAGAGCAAGGAAGAGCTGTTTGCAGCTGTGGTCGGCGCGCATCGGCGCCTGATGCTTGACCTGCCGCGGCCACCTGAAGATATCTCGATCGCGGAGAGTCTCGAGCGTATCTTCATGATCGACATGGACGAGGATTTGGATGCGGAACGCGCTGGCTTCCTGCAGCTTGTCTTTCGCGAAGCCGCGCAGTTTCCCGAGCTTATCGAAATTCTCCAGCGCGAAGGCATACTCGCCAGCCGGCAGTATCTCGCCGATTGGCTTAGAGATCGCCGTGCGGAAGGCAGGCTGTCGCTGGATGATCCGGAGAGCGGCGCCCGCATGCTGATGGATATGATCTTTGGCGGCATGGGCCCGCCGGAAGGCCGCGTGCAAGCCTGGCCGGACCGAACCCTGATGCTTGCCCATCTTCACCGCTGCATCGCAATCTTTGCCGCCGGCGTCGGGGCCGCTTGAAGCGGTCGATCGCGCAGCAAGCCTCGTTCTTATGCCGCGCAATCCTGGATCAAGTGATTGCCGCTTGCGGCTCATCCACTTGGCGGCGCCTTCTCCTGTAAATGAGGCGGCGGGGATGCTGCAGCCTCTCCGTCCCCATTAGCCTCTCGAAGGGCGCGTCTGCGCCGCAAGCCGAGAGAAGGTTAGGGCGAGGGGAAAAGCCACGCAGGCTCGCCGGTACGCGGTGGCTGGTGGCCGACGCGGCGAGGGATATCGAATGCCAACGCAAAAGTGCTGCCGAAAACATCGGTAAGCATTCTGCTGCGCGTTTTTCGGCACGCCCCATTGACAATTCATCTCCGATAGCACTTGATATCAAAATCCAATAAAATAGACATATGTCCGGTATATTGGATCACCCAAACATCCACAAAAGGGGAACGCCATGATCATTTCCTTTCGCACCGGCCTAATGTCACTGGCCGTCGCCGCCCTGATGTCGACGCCTGTGCTCGCCGATGGCAAGCTTGACGAAGTGCTGGCCCGCGGCCACCTCGTCCTCGGCACGGGCAGCACCAATGCGCCCTGGCACTTCAAGAGCGCGGACGACAAGCTGCAGGGCTTCGATGTCGACATGGGCCACATCATCGCCAAGGCCCTCTTCGGCGATCCGGATAAGATTGAATATGTCAACCAGTCGTCGGACGCCCGCATTCCGAACATCACCACCGATAAGGTCGACATCACCTGCCAGTTCATGACCGTTACGGGCGAGCGCGCCCAGCAGGTTGCCTTCACCATTCCCTATTATCGTGAGGGCGTCGGCCTGATGCTCAAGGCGGACGGAAAATATGCCGATTATGCCGGCCTGAAGGCTGCCGGCTCCTCGGTCACCATCTCGGTTCTCCAGAACGTCTATGCCGAAGCGATGGTGCATGCCGCATTGCCGGAGGCGACCGTCGACCAGTACGAATCCGTCGACCTGATCTATCAGGCGCTGGAGTCGGGGCGTGCCGATGCCGCGGCCACGGACCAGTCGTCGCTCGCCTGGTACATGACGCAGAACCCGGGCCGCTACAAGGACGCCGGCTACGGCTGGAACCCCCAGACCTATGCCTGCGCCGTCAAGCGCGGTGATCAGGACTGGCTGAACTTCGTCAACACCGCTCTTCATGAAGCGATGACGGGTGTCGAGTTCGACTTCTACGCCAAGTCGTTCAAGACCTGGTTCGGCAAAGATCTGACGCCGCCGCAGATCGGCTTTCCCGTTGAGTTCAAGTGACCGCGATGCGGGGCGGGAGCTCAATCCCGCTCCGCTGGAACAGGATGATCTTGGCCCAGGTCGGGCCGAGATCTGAATCCGGTTCGGAATCGAATGGTTGGAGCATGACGTCGTCGGGGCCGCTGGTAGGTTCGGCGGCATCCTCTGGTCTGAAAGGACCCGCATGGGTTACACGCTGAATTTCGCTGCCGTCTGGCGCAATTTCGACTTTCTGTTAAGCGGACTTGCCCTCAGCCTCGGCCTTGCAGTGATCTCGATCCTGATTGGGGCCGCGATCGGTCTTGTCGTGGCTTTCGCGCTGACGTCGAGGAGCCGCTTCGCGCTCGTGCCGGCGCGCTTCTATGTCACTGTTATTCGCAACCTGCCGATTCTCGTCCTGGTGCTTTTCGCCTTTTTCGCGCTGCCGCAGATGGGTTTGCGCCTCGACAAGATGAATAGCTTCGTGCTGGTTCTTTCGCTCTATTCCGGCGCTTATCTGGCCGAGGTGTTCCGCGCCGGACTGCTGTCCATCCCTAGAGGACTGACGGAAGCCGGCCTCGCCATCGGCCTGACGGGGATGCAGATCCGCGGCTCGATCATCGCACCGCTGATGCTGCGGAACGTGCTGCCATCGCTCTCCTCGACGATCATCTCGCTGTTCAAGGACACCTCGCTCGCCGCCGCCATCGCCGTGCCCGAGCTCACCTTCGCCGCCCGCAAGATCAATGTCGAGAGCTTCCGCGTCATCGAGACATGGATGGTTACTTCAGCCCTCTATGTCGCGACCTGTTTCCTCATCGCCGCCTTGATGCGTTTGGTCGAGCGCCATCTGGCCCTGCCGAGATAGTCCCATGTCTCACACATTTCTCGAACAGCTCTGGATCGCCCGCTATGTCGTCATGAACGGCATGGCCATGACGGTGTCGATCTCTCTGCTGGCCATTTTCGCAGGTTCCATTCTCGGCGTTTTTGTCGGCCTGGCGCTGGTTTACGGCGGCGTCGTCCTACGTCTCCTCGTGCGTGCCTATACGGACATTGTTCGCGGTACGCCGGTGCTCGTGCTCGTGCTGGCAAGCTATTACGTCTCCGCTGCGGTCGGTCTCGATCTCGGACCTTTCTCCGCCGGAGTCCTCGCCCTTGCCGTCTTCTGCTCTTCCCACGTCGGCGAAATCGTGCGCGGAGCGCTTCAAGCGATCCCGAAGGGCCAGACCGAAGCCGCCAAGGCGATCGGCCTGACCTTTACCCAGACTTTCACCTCGGTGTTGTGGCCGCAGGCCATGCGCCAGTGTCTGCCGGCCTGGGTGAATACGGCGGCCGAGATGGTGAAGGCCTCGACGCTGCTTTCCGTCATCGGCGTCGCGGAGCTTCTCCTGCGCACGCAGGAGATCATTTCCCGTAATTTCATGAGCCTCCAGTTCTATTTTCTGGCCGGCGGTCTCTATTTTATCGTCAACTACGGCATCGAGCACTTCGGCAAATATGTCGAGCGCAAGACCGCCCTGCCGTCCTGAGGAGACTCCCCGATGGCCAAGACCATTCTCGACATCAAGGGTCTGCGCAAGACTTATGGCATCCACGAAGTTCTCAAGGGCGTCGACTGCGCCGTGCAGGAAGGCGAGGTCATCTCCATCATCGGCTCGTCTGGTTCCGGCAAGACCACCTTGCTGCGCTGCGTCAACATGCTCGAGGAGTTCCAGGGCGGCACGATAAGCCTCGACGGCGAGGAAATCGGCTATCGTGTCGACGGCGGGACGCGGCGGCGCAAGAGCGAGAAGGAAATTGCGCGCCAGCGCGCGCTGACCGGCATGGCTTTTCAGCAGTTCAATCTCTTCCCGCATATGAGTGCGGCCGAAAACGTCATGCTCGGCCTCGTCAAGGTAAAGAAGATGACGAAGCCTGAAGCCCGCATCATTGCCGAAAAATGGCTCGACCGGGTCGGCCTCGCCGCCCGCACCAACCATTATCCCGGTCAACTCTCCGGCGGGCAGCAGCAACGTGTCGCAATTGCCCGCGCTATCGCCATGTCGCCGCGGCTGATGCTGTTCGACGAGGTGACCTCAGCGCTTGACCCGGAATTGGTGGGCGAAGTCCTGCAGGTTATCAAAGGGCTTGCCGCCGACGGCATGACCATGTTGCTCGTCACCCATGAGATGCGCTTCGCCTACGAGGTTTCGTCCCGCGTGATCTTCATGAATCAGGGCGTCA
Coding sequences within it:
- a CDS encoding amino acid ABC transporter permease encodes the protein MSHTFLEQLWIARYVVMNGMAMTVSISLLAIFAGSILGVFVGLALVYGGVVLRLLVRAYTDIVRGTPVLVLVLASYYVSAAVGLDLGPFSAGVLALAVFCSSHVGEIVRGALQAIPKGQTEAAKAIGLTFTQTFTSVLWPQAMRQCLPAWVNTAAEMVKASTLLSVIGVAELLLRTQEIISRNFMSLQFYFLAGGLYFIVNYGIEHFGKYVERKTALPS
- a CDS encoding transporter substrate-binding domain-containing protein; the encoded protein is MIISFRTGLMSLAVAALMSTPVLADGKLDEVLARGHLVLGTGSTNAPWHFKSADDKLQGFDVDMGHIIAKALFGDPDKIEYVNQSSDARIPNITTDKVDITCQFMTVTGERAQQVAFTIPYYREGVGLMLKADGKYADYAGLKAAGSSVTISVLQNVYAEAMVHAALPEATVDQYESVDLIYQALESGRADAAATDQSSLAWYMTQNPGRYKDAGYGWNPQTYACAVKRGDQDWLNFVNTALHEAMTGVEFDFYAKSFKTWFGKDLTPPQIGFPVEFK
- a CDS encoding amino acid ABC transporter ATP-binding protein — translated: MAKTILDIKGLRKTYGIHEVLKGVDCAVQEGEVISIIGSSGSGKTTLLRCVNMLEEFQGGTISLDGEEIGYRVDGGTRRRKSEKEIARQRALTGMAFQQFNLFPHMSAAENVMLGLVKVKKMTKPEARIIAEKWLDRVGLAARTNHYPGQLSGGQQQRVAIARAIAMSPRLMLFDEVTSALDPELVGEVLQVIKGLAADGMTMLLVTHEMRFAYEVSSRVIFMNQGVICEEGDPKEMFVRPKTERLAEFLKTSSFN
- a CDS encoding methyl-accepting chemotaxis protein, which translates into the protein MALTIARSLVAFGVAVSTGLFMSIGLQQSALERLKVNGPVYEQVVYGKDLIADILPPPLFVVESYMLSFEASKFPELTETNLAKIASLKAAYDDRRAYWKTTRLPQALKEELENGVLTKGDAFWNVMNREIIPALKAKDEDKARGAIEQLRVAFHTHQDAVEKLVAHSDAFLKGEEKNAASEIVTWTIYAGAAGFGSFALLLAGLYFLRRRAIVPLDGMKAYMGNLAEGDFSTEVPYSDRSDEIGAMSKAVAVFRRNALERQDAQKRETALRDHEFQRERSQMAEKAAEEQRRETVIEELTYGLDQLSLGNLNCRITTAFAPAYETLRAKFNDSLDALCVSMAEVAQTSRQVGSSSSGITDAADSLALRTEQQAAMLEEATSALGEMNAKAKDASNHAGKATGMMAETRSSAEHSAAIVRDAIAAMQKIEGSSTQIGEIVNVIDEIAFQTNLLALNAGVEAARAGEAGKGFAVVAQEVRELALRSANAAKEIRSLISTSSSQVSTGVELVNRTGKALMEIEGQVEQVAGLIARIVSVSSEQALAIGEINASVNALDEVTQRNAAMAAETVSACRALGSQTQTLEGIVSRFQTDAAAAESKSRKVA
- a CDS encoding TetR/AcrR family transcriptional regulator; the protein is MNITDESSDEPRKRGRPKVSSDEDKRTHIVEVARRVFVKFGYAGSATAVVASEAGVSKQTLYKLFQSKEELFAAVVGAHRRLMLDLPRPPEDISIAESLERIFMIDMDEDLDAERAGFLQLVFREAAQFPELIEILQREGILASRQYLADWLRDRRAEGRLSLDDPESGARMLMDMIFGGMGPPEGRVQAWPDRTLMLAHLHRCIAIFAAGVGAA
- a CDS encoding amino acid ABC transporter permease; its protein translation is MGYTLNFAAVWRNFDFLLSGLALSLGLAVISILIGAAIGLVVAFALTSRSRFALVPARFYVTVIRNLPILVLVLFAFFALPQMGLRLDKMNSFVLVLSLYSGAYLAEVFRAGLLSIPRGLTEAGLAIGLTGMQIRGSIIAPLMLRNVLPSLSSTIISLFKDTSLAAAIAVPELTFAARKINVESFRVIETWMVTSALYVATCFLIAALMRLVERHLALPR
- a CDS encoding type II toxin-antitoxin system VapC family toxin, which translates into the protein MIFLDTNIVSETLRKSPDEAVIAWLVRHDAELALPTVTIAEIAYGIQKIRPDQRAERLEQGLSDWRRRFADRIFGLTEEAALAYGEIMGTATRQGRGMSAPDGMIAAIARVNGGRLATRNLGDFLTTDLELISPWEF